One window from the genome of Pseudomonas sp. L5B5 encodes:
- the livG gene encoding high-affinity branched-chain amino acid ABC transporter ATP-binding protein LivG, with translation MSREILKVTGLSMRFGGLLAVNSVALTVKEKQVVALIGPNGAGKTTVFNCLTGFYQPSAGTILLDGEPIQGLPGHKIARKGVVRTFQNVRLFKDMTAVENLLIAQHRHLNTNFLSGLFKTPAFRKSEHEAMEYAGYWLDKVNLREFANRPAGTLAYGQQRRLEIARCMMTRPRILMLDEPAAGLNPRETEDLKALISVLREEHNVTVLLIEHDMKLVMSISDHIVVINQGTPLADGTPEQIRDNPEVIKAYLGEA, from the coding sequence ATGAGCCGTGAGATCCTGAAAGTAACCGGCCTGTCCATGCGCTTCGGCGGCCTGCTGGCGGTCAACAGCGTGGCCCTGACCGTCAAGGAAAAACAAGTGGTGGCGCTGATCGGCCCGAACGGCGCCGGCAAGACCACGGTATTCAACTGCCTCACCGGCTTCTACCAACCAAGCGCCGGCACCATCCTGCTGGACGGCGAGCCGATCCAGGGCCTGCCCGGCCACAAGATCGCCCGCAAGGGCGTGGTGCGGACCTTCCAGAACGTGCGGCTGTTCAAGGACATGACCGCGGTCGAGAACCTGTTGATCGCCCAGCATCGTCACCTGAACACCAACTTCCTGTCCGGGCTGTTCAAGACCCCGGCGTTTCGCAAGAGCGAGCACGAGGCCATGGAGTACGCCGGCTACTGGCTGGACAAGGTCAACCTGCGCGAGTTTGCCAACCGTCCCGCCGGTACCCTGGCCTATGGTCAGCAACGGCGCCTGGAAATCGCCCGCTGCATGATGACCCGACCGCGGATCCTCATGCTCGACGAGCCTGCCGCCGGCCTGAACCCGAGGGAAACCGAGGATCTCAAGGCGCTGATCAGCGTGCTGCGTGAAGAGCACAACGTCACTGTGCTGCTGATCGAGCACGACATGAAGCTGGTCATGAGCATTTCCGACCACATCGTCGTGATCAACCAGGGCACGCCCTTGGCTGACGGTACGCCGGAGCAGATCCGCGACAATCCCGAAGTGATCAAAGCCTACCTGGGAGAAGCGTAA